A stretch of Nonomuraea africana DNA encodes these proteins:
- a CDS encoding MDR family MFS transporter → MSSPLLDSPAKSAATAPGRTPPVIRLLVLATFVVILNETIMINAIPRLMGALHITEQTAQWLSTAFMLTMAAVIPISGWFLQRVSTRRAYATAMSLFLLGTALATVAPSFEVLLAARIIQASGTAVMMPLLMTTLMQVVPESDRGRVMGNVTLAISVAPAMGPAVSGVILQFGDWWLLFAVVLPIAAVITWRGLKQLENIGEPQFSTIDWFSVVTAAAGFGGLVYGLSRFQGGDVRVAAAIVAAGLVTIAVFVFRQLSLQKRGVPLMDLRTLRHRTYTVALILMSVAFMAMLGSMILLPLYLQNVRELSALQTGLLVMPGGLAMGLLGPTVGRLFDRFGGRVLVIPGAIGITLSLAGFTQVTMTMPYWQLLGLHALMMVSLAATFTPVFTLGLGAVPPHLYSHGSSILSTLQQVAAAFGTALVVTVMSARADALKSAGVTEALANLDGMRLAFIIGAVLSVAVVVTALLLPARADNAGKLEGTGH, encoded by the coding sequence GTGTCCAGCCCGCTGCTCGACTCACCCGCCAAATCCGCGGCGACCGCTCCAGGTCGCACCCCGCCCGTGATCCGGCTGCTGGTGCTCGCCACGTTCGTGGTCATTCTCAACGAGACGATCATGATCAACGCGATCCCGCGGCTGATGGGCGCGCTGCACATCACCGAGCAGACCGCGCAGTGGCTCTCGACCGCCTTCATGCTGACCATGGCCGCCGTCATCCCGATCAGCGGGTGGTTCCTGCAGCGGGTGTCCACCCGCCGCGCGTACGCCACCGCGATGAGTTTGTTCCTGCTCGGCACGGCGTTGGCCACCGTCGCGCCGTCGTTCGAGGTGCTGCTGGCCGCCCGCATCATCCAGGCGTCCGGGACGGCCGTGATGATGCCGCTGCTGATGACCACGCTGATGCAGGTGGTGCCCGAGTCAGATCGGGGCCGGGTGATGGGCAACGTCACGCTGGCCATCTCGGTCGCGCCCGCAATGGGCCCGGCGGTCTCGGGGGTCATCCTCCAGTTCGGGGACTGGTGGCTGCTGTTCGCCGTGGTGCTCCCCATCGCCGCCGTGATCACGTGGCGCGGCCTGAAGCAGCTCGAGAACATCGGCGAGCCCCAGTTCAGCACCATCGACTGGTTCAGCGTGGTGACCGCCGCTGCCGGCTTCGGCGGCCTGGTCTACGGGCTCAGCCGGTTCCAGGGCGGTGATGTCCGCGTTGCCGCCGCAATCGTGGCGGCCGGCCTGGTCACCATCGCCGTCTTCGTCTTCCGCCAGCTGTCGTTGCAGAAGCGCGGTGTGCCGCTGATGGACCTGCGTACCCTGCGCCACCGCACCTACACGGTCGCGCTGATCCTGATGTCGGTGGCCTTCATGGCCATGCTCGGCTCGATGATCCTGCTGCCGCTGTACCTCCAGAACGTCCGCGAACTCAGCGCCCTGCAGACCGGGCTCCTCGTGATGCCGGGCGGCCTCGCGATGGGGCTGCTCGGTCCGACCGTCGGCCGCCTGTTCGACCGGTTCGGCGGCCGGGTTCTGGTCATCCCAGGCGCGATCGGGATCACGCTCTCGCTCGCCGGCTTCACCCAGGTCACGATGACCATGCCGTACTGGCAGCTCCTCGGCCTGCACGCGCTGATGATGGTGAGTCTGGCCGCGACCTTCACCCCGGTCTTCACTCTCGGGCTCGGAGCAGTTCCCCCGCATCTCTACTCGCACGGCAGCTCGATCCTGAGCACGCTGCAGCAGGTCGCCGCCGCCTTCGGCACCGCGCTCGTGGTCACCGTGATGAGCGCGCGAGCCGACGCCCTGAAATCCGCGGGAGTCACCGAGGCACTCGCCAACCTCGACGGCATGCGGCTGGCCTTCATCATCGGCGCGGTGCTGTCCGTGGCTGTGGTCGTCACCGCCCTGCTCTTGCCAGCCCGGGCGGACAACGCCGGCAAGCTCGAGGGAACCGGCCACTGA
- a CDS encoding 2'-5' RNA ligase family protein → MAHAIEMFLDDHAEAAVHQLWEILDDHGLPSLATLTHRRHRPHVSLTVAESLTGTDLGDLRSVLAESRPTLKLSSLGLFPGAEGVLFLGATVTHELLTFHNRVHAALANQSIKHWPCYLPGNWVPHCTLAVGLKREEVVRATEVLHDFAPIVAVVSAIGSTDTTTGEITSFASGSIG, encoded by the coding sequence GTGGCGCACGCGATCGAGATGTTCCTGGATGATCACGCTGAAGCGGCGGTCCATCAGCTGTGGGAGATCCTCGACGATCACGGGCTCCCTAGTCTGGCGACGCTGACTCACCGTCGCCACCGTCCTCATGTGTCACTGACCGTCGCCGAATCCCTCACCGGCACGGACCTGGGCGACTTGCGATCGGTCTTGGCCGAAAGCAGGCCCACCTTGAAGTTGAGCTCTCTGGGACTTTTCCCCGGTGCCGAAGGTGTGCTCTTTCTCGGTGCGACGGTGACCCACGAGCTGCTGACTTTCCACAACCGGGTTCACGCCGCTCTCGCGAATCAGTCGATCAAGCACTGGCCGTGCTATCTCCCCGGCAATTGGGTGCCACACTGCACCCTTGCTGTGGGGCTGAAGCGCGAAGAGGTCGTGCGGGCCACAGAGGTGCTGCACGACTTTGCGCCGATAGTGGCCGTAGTCTCGGCCATCGGCAGCACCGACACCACAACGGGCGAGATCACCTCATTCGCCTCCGGAAGCATCGGCTGA
- a CDS encoding CehA/McbA family metallohydrolase has protein sequence MPEDPLLPETVARALREYRALRDRHGVCWGEQLIPYVGEVRTSAYLMKGYDYWGACFRRLAGSVPGAGRRDLDHYMADLDLDQVVRDALAGDVLDNLAALRLTPRGSMVEATTLVVLDDTPLRTTLMLDSSREEPVRVVVGGVPYELEPHGARLVEIDSTDEVVVDGHPVDLGTLTRRVEGARIRLRAGMPCRWSVAGTNGQGWYPEGVPRKLDHHRRPYFHGDDVTLEVPAEPISVSVTRGMEYATAEISLHLAPGEERLIELTPERLYDAAALGWYGGDLHVHLNWMGDEPAAPELAAAVQHGEDLHVLNLVAGNVAGDRVYDREALAHWAGQDLPWSDERHLARFGVEYRNDLLGHVTAFGLAAPPARFHSGFAATADREPNAFALEELRALGAVTGYGHPFHTDLSDTDPPDGGVAAGRNCSAREIVADAALGLVDSLDVLNHSSIQATAVVYRRLIGAGNRLAVTAGSDSVLSISRRGTASSPPGWQRVYAHVGEALTAESFAEAIRLGRTFATTGPWLDLTISGYGPGDTAQLAPGDSVEIRVRSIGPEVERLEIRTDEGIIAHGAPGELMTELVVREPTYVVAVATGGPHPRSCHPSGAYAHTSPVYLDVAGRHVARRADVEWCLRWLDLLQSLLQVDGRFDTEEQYEAHLTLYERARAIYRSRLT, from the coding sequence GTGCCAGAGGATCCGCTGCTGCCCGAGACCGTCGCCCGTGCACTGCGGGAGTACCGGGCCCTGCGCGATCGGCACGGAGTGTGCTGGGGAGAGCAGCTCATCCCGTACGTCGGTGAGGTGCGGACCAGCGCGTACCTGATGAAGGGCTATGACTACTGGGGGGCCTGCTTCCGCCGGCTTGCCGGCTCGGTCCCCGGTGCGGGGCGCCGCGATCTGGATCACTACATGGCCGATCTCGATCTCGACCAGGTCGTGCGTGACGCGTTGGCCGGTGACGTGCTCGACAACCTGGCCGCCCTGCGTCTCACCCCGCGGGGCTCCATGGTCGAGGCCACGACCCTGGTCGTGCTCGACGACACGCCGCTGCGCACCACGCTGATGCTCGACTCGAGCAGGGAAGAGCCCGTCAGGGTCGTCGTCGGCGGCGTGCCGTACGAGCTGGAACCGCACGGAGCCAGGCTGGTCGAGATCGACAGCACCGACGAGGTGGTCGTCGACGGACACCCGGTCGACCTCGGCACGCTCACCAGGCGGGTCGAAGGGGCCAGGATCCGGCTGCGCGCAGGGATGCCCTGCCGGTGGAGCGTGGCAGGAACGAACGGCCAAGGCTGGTACCCCGAGGGCGTGCCACGCAAGCTCGACCACCACCGCAGGCCGTACTTCCACGGCGACGACGTGACGCTCGAGGTCCCGGCCGAGCCGATCAGCGTGTCCGTGACTCGTGGCATGGAGTACGCCACCGCCGAGATCTCGCTCCATCTCGCGCCCGGCGAGGAACGGCTGATCGAGCTGACTCCCGAACGGCTCTACGACGCGGCCGCCCTCGGCTGGTACGGCGGCGACCTCCACGTCCACCTCAATTGGATGGGCGACGAACCGGCGGCGCCGGAGCTGGCCGCGGCCGTCCAGCACGGTGAGGACCTGCACGTCCTCAACCTGGTGGCAGGCAACGTCGCTGGAGATCGCGTCTACGATCGTGAGGCGCTGGCCCATTGGGCGGGCCAGGACCTGCCCTGGTCGGACGAGCGGCACCTGGCCAGATTCGGGGTGGAATACCGCAACGACCTGCTCGGGCACGTCACCGCCTTCGGGCTCGCCGCCCCGCCGGCACGGTTTCACTCCGGGTTCGCCGCAACAGCCGACCGGGAGCCCAACGCCTTCGCGCTCGAGGAGTTACGGGCGCTGGGGGCGGTCACCGGCTACGGTCACCCCTTCCACACGGACCTTTCGGATACCGACCCGCCCGACGGGGGCGTGGCCGCCGGGCGCAACTGCTCGGCCAGAGAGATCGTCGCCGACGCGGCGCTCGGTCTCGTCGACTCGCTCGACGTGCTCAACCATTCCTCCATTCAGGCCACGGCGGTGGTGTACCGGCGCCTGATCGGGGCGGGCAATCGGCTGGCGGTCACCGCCGGCAGCGATTCGGTCCTGTCGATCTCGCGCCGCGGGACCGCCTCCAGCCCGCCCGGCTGGCAGCGGGTCTACGCCCACGTCGGCGAAGCCCTCACCGCCGAGTCCTTCGCCGAGGCGATCCGGCTGGGCCGTACGTTCGCCACTACCGGTCCTTGGCTGGATCTCACGATCAGTGGGTACGGCCCGGGCGACACCGCGCAGCTGGCTCCAGGCGACAGCGTCGAGATCAGGGTCAGATCGATCGGGCCCGAGGTGGAGAGACTGGAGATTCGCACCGACGAGGGCATCATCGCCCATGGCGCCCCAGGCGAGCTGATGACCGAACTGGTGGTCCGCGAGCCGACCTACGTGGTCGCGGTCGCCACCGGAGGGCCGCATCCGCGGTCATGTCATCCGTCTGGCGCCTACGCGCACACCAGCCCGGTCTACCTGGATGTGGCGGGCCGGCACGTGGCCAGGCGAGCCGATGTGGAGTGGTGCCTTCGGTGGCTGGACCTCTTGCAGTCGCTGCTTCAGGTGGATGGCAGGTTCGACACCGAGGAGCAGTATGAGGCCCATCTGACGCTGTACGAGCGAGCCAGGGCGATCTACCGGTCCAGGCTCACCTGA
- a CDS encoding tetratricopeptide repeat protein, translating into MNLLSADADGRLHGVYAVAATLAHALVPVAMERHPELVAAHDVELRAVAPDLHVPARRQSIAAQLAKSERILIPGSRHTLRIANGLAEFVRDHLAAVGPMTLTVTNADRADAADREFLEVVERRLDGSLLEIVKGDASPYEPLAPEEHDRLADELEESGLIRPQFGEITFHRERGSDRELAVKALWGAMSRCLMEGFHHATADFGERALALLDPGAEVETWWRISYGTALAYSATDREDAARALFDEARRRGVEPKARATAAYATAMSLVRHHVPARRDPEEAMAWINEAITITSLLPDRRERAFHLSFDLNGAALVQTRRDRLDTALELVEEAIALADRDLGEGEHPIHRLVLRANRASLLTMMGDPEGALPDLDAAISADPGYPDYYIERGNLLNRLGRTDEAVADYETAMRVGLPFPEPYYNRAEIRFAAGDLEGALTDLGYVLELDPEFVDAYINRSGIWAALGEYEKARADAVRGLELDPRNAYLLSALGQAEAATGRQAEAWKAFEAALEIDPRSAATLASRGALAYETGDLEAAVADLGRAIELEENPTFLFNRAVALRDLGRTETARFDLARAAELDPEDADVRKALEELEPI; encoded by the coding sequence ATGAATCTGCTGTCGGCCGACGCCGACGGGCGGCTACACGGCGTGTACGCGGTCGCCGCCACCTTGGCGCACGCCCTCGTCCCCGTCGCCATGGAGCGCCATCCCGAACTGGTCGCCGCGCACGACGTGGAGCTGCGTGCCGTCGCCCCCGATCTGCACGTCCCTGCCCGTCGCCAGTCCATCGCAGCCCAGCTCGCCAAGTCCGAACGGATATTGATCCCCGGCTCTCGCCACACCCTGCGCATCGCCAACGGCCTGGCCGAGTTCGTCCGCGATCATCTCGCCGCGGTCGGGCCGATGACCTTGACTGTGACGAACGCCGACCGGGCCGACGCCGCCGACAGGGAGTTCCTCGAGGTGGTGGAGCGCCGCCTGGATGGAAGTCTGCTTGAGATCGTCAAGGGCGACGCGAGCCCGTACGAGCCACTTGCCCCCGAGGAGCACGACAGGCTGGCCGACGAGCTGGAGGAGTCCGGGCTGATCCGACCGCAGTTCGGGGAGATCACGTTTCACCGGGAGCGAGGCAGCGACAGGGAGCTCGCGGTGAAGGCGCTGTGGGGGGCGATGAGCCGCTGCCTCATGGAGGGTTTCCACCACGCCACGGCCGACTTCGGAGAGCGCGCGCTGGCGCTGCTCGACCCCGGCGCCGAGGTGGAGACCTGGTGGCGGATCTCGTACGGCACAGCGCTGGCCTACTCGGCCACTGATCGCGAAGACGCGGCGCGAGCACTGTTCGACGAGGCGCGTCGGCGGGGTGTCGAGCCGAAGGCCCGCGCGACAGCGGCCTACGCCACCGCGATGTCGCTGGTCCGCCACCACGTGCCCGCCCGCAGGGACCCGGAGGAGGCGATGGCTTGGATCAACGAGGCGATCACCATCACCTCGCTGCTGCCCGACCGGCGTGAGCGGGCCTTCCATCTGAGCTTCGACCTCAACGGCGCCGCTCTGGTCCAGACCCGTCGCGACCGGCTCGACACCGCCCTCGAACTCGTCGAGGAAGCCATCGCGCTAGCTGACCGGGACCTCGGGGAGGGCGAGCATCCGATCCACCGCCTGGTGCTGAGGGCCAACCGGGCGAGCCTCCTGACGATGATGGGCGATCCCGAAGGGGCTCTACCCGACCTCGACGCGGCGATCTCCGCCGATCCCGGCTACCCCGACTACTACATCGAGCGAGGCAACCTCCTGAACCGGCTGGGCCGTACGGACGAGGCCGTGGCCGACTACGAGACGGCGATGCGGGTCGGACTGCCGTTCCCCGAGCCGTACTACAACCGGGCAGAGATCCGCTTCGCGGCAGGCGACCTCGAAGGAGCACTGACCGACCTCGGCTACGTGCTCGAACTCGACCCCGAATTCGTCGACGCCTACATCAACCGGTCCGGGATCTGGGCGGCGCTCGGGGAGTATGAGAAGGCCAGGGCCGATGCCGTACGAGGTCTCGAACTGGATCCACGTAACGCGTACCTGCTGTCGGCGCTGGGGCAGGCCGAGGCCGCCACGGGCCGCCAGGCTGAGGCGTGGAAGGCGTTCGAGGCCGCCCTGGAGATCGACCCGCGCTCCGCGGCGACCCTTGCCAGCCGCGGTGCGCTCGCATACGAGACCGGCGATCTCGAGGCCGCGGTCGCCGACCTGGGCCGTGCCATCGAGCTGGAGGAGAACCCGACCTTCCTCTTCAACAGGGCGGTTGCCCTGCGCGACCTCGGCAGGACCGAGACCGCCCGATTCGACCTGGCCCGTGCCGCCGAACTCGATCCCGAGGACGCGGACGTGCGGAAGGCGCTCGAGGAACTCGAGCCGATCTGA
- a CDS encoding MFS transporter — translation MARARSLWRHRDFMLLWGGQSISMAGTELSALALPFVALTMLSASPLQVSLLSAAGYIPHLVASLPVGALVDRRRRRALMVWCNLCQAVVLGSIPFAAAMGALSFAQLYAVALVAALFAVVFDTAYQSYLPTLLRGDQLVEGHGKLGVSMSFATVVGQGGAGGLITVIGAARAVTVDAVSYLVSAVCLMLIKTPEPPPAPRPAGSRLRSDIAEGLRYVFGDPLMRPTVVANALVSAGIGGVWSLWIVYVYRELHWTAAETGICMAISAAGGIAGGLLTKRLTNWLGLPRLMLLSVTGYALDLIPTLVAGPGLAGYVLVTVGHCLAIAVQMAYIAANRSFRQLICPPQLMGRMNATSRWLALGSKPVFAILFGLLATWWGLWATLAVGAVLFSVPTAVLLASPLRSLHEVPVHTGHALRSQEENP, via the coding sequence ATGGCCCGTGCGAGGTCACTCTGGAGGCACCGTGACTTCATGCTTCTCTGGGGTGGCCAGTCGATCAGCATGGCCGGAACAGAGCTGAGCGCCCTCGCCCTTCCCTTCGTCGCGCTGACGATGCTGTCGGCCTCCCCGCTGCAGGTCAGCCTGCTCAGCGCGGCCGGCTACATCCCCCATCTGGTCGCGTCGCTGCCGGTTGGCGCGTTAGTGGACCGGCGGCGACGGCGGGCGTTGATGGTGTGGTGCAATCTCTGCCAGGCCGTGGTCCTCGGCTCGATTCCCTTCGCCGCCGCGATGGGGGCGCTGAGCTTCGCCCAGCTGTACGCGGTGGCGTTGGTGGCGGCGTTGTTCGCCGTGGTGTTCGACACGGCATACCAGAGCTATCTGCCGACCCTGCTCCGGGGCGACCAGCTCGTGGAGGGCCACGGGAAGCTCGGGGTCTCGATGTCGTTCGCCACCGTCGTCGGCCAGGGCGGCGCCGGTGGCTTGATCACGGTGATCGGGGCCGCCAGAGCGGTGACAGTGGATGCGGTGTCCTATCTCGTCAGCGCCGTCTGTCTCATGCTGATCAAGACTCCCGAGCCGCCCCCGGCGCCGCGGCCGGCCGGTTCGCGGCTGCGTTCGGACATCGCCGAGGGCCTGCGCTATGTGTTCGGCGACCCGCTGATGCGTCCCACGGTCGTGGCCAACGCGCTCGTTTCAGCCGGGATCGGCGGCGTGTGGTCGCTGTGGATCGTGTACGTCTACCGCGAACTGCACTGGACGGCCGCCGAGACGGGGATCTGCATGGCCATCAGCGCCGCGGGCGGCATCGCCGGAGGGCTGCTCACCAAGCGGCTCACCAACTGGCTGGGACTGCCCCGGCTCATGCTGCTTTCGGTGACCGGGTACGCGCTAGACCTGATCCCCACCCTGGTCGCCGGGCCAGGGCTTGCGGGATACGTGCTGGTCACGGTCGGTCACTGCCTGGCCATCGCCGTTCAGATGGCCTACATCGCCGCCAATCGCAGCTTCCGCCAGCTCATCTGCCCGCCCCAGCTCATGGGCCGGATGAACGCTACGTCCCGCTGGCTGGCCCTGGGTTCCAAGCCGGTGTTCGCCATCCTGTTCGGCCTGCTTGCCACCTGGTGGGGCCTGTGGGCGACGCTCGCCGTGGGGGCGGTGCTCTTCTCCGTGCCCACCGCCGTCCTGCTCGCCTCTCCTCTGCGGTCGCTCCACGAGGTACCCGTCCACACCGGACACGCCCTTCGTTCCCAGGAGGAAAACCCATGA
- a CDS encoding tetratricopeptide repeat protein: MTFFREREDRLGEADTLAELSLAHSTMGDSPLAIRELLSAIDLYRDADNRLGQAEALDRLGTVQHLTGECAASIEAFTEALAIFRQLENRQGEARAVKNLGFVLYLTGDYPHAKKHLATALTHYRELGDRLGEANTLKNIGVVQQLTGDHSAATVNLTQALDLYRELGNRMGQVNALNCLGVVQYLTGALAAANAGVSEALTLARDLPYRVGEADSLRELGFIHHLTGDHEAALRTLRQAIEVFLETGDRLGRVEALNRLGRVLLDGAQAPEEALAAYVEARELAHETGSRHEEARAMEGVGRCLTLTTNGTDAAIRELNRALELYRDLDVPEFARTAEFLKHVQLATNLPIDTCDLSTESGQGVHRS; the protein is encoded by the coding sequence TTGACGTTCTTCCGGGAGCGGGAAGACCGGCTCGGTGAGGCGGATACACTCGCCGAACTCTCCCTCGCGCACTCGACAATGGGTGATTCCCCGCTCGCTATCCGTGAACTGCTGTCCGCCATCGACCTCTACCGCGACGCGGACAATCGGCTGGGGCAGGCGGAAGCACTCGACCGGCTCGGCACCGTGCAACATCTCACCGGCGAATGCGCCGCCTCGATCGAGGCCTTCACCGAGGCTCTCGCCATCTTCCGGCAACTGGAGAATCGGCAAGGAGAAGCCAGAGCCGTCAAGAATCTCGGCTTCGTGCTCTACCTGACCGGCGACTATCCGCATGCGAAGAAACACCTTGCCACGGCGCTGACCCATTACCGGGAGTTGGGCGATCGGCTCGGCGAAGCCAACACGCTGAAAAACATCGGGGTCGTGCAGCAGTTGACCGGCGACCATTCAGCCGCGACCGTCAACCTGACGCAGGCCCTCGACCTCTACCGTGAGCTGGGAAACCGGATGGGCCAGGTCAACGCCCTCAACTGCCTTGGCGTCGTCCAATACCTCACCGGCGCCCTTGCCGCCGCGAACGCCGGCGTCTCCGAGGCGTTGACCCTGGCCCGCGACCTTCCCTATCGGGTCGGGGAGGCCGATTCCCTGCGGGAGCTGGGCTTCATCCATCACCTGACCGGCGACCACGAAGCCGCGCTACGCACCCTCAGGCAGGCCATTGAGGTCTTCCTCGAAACCGGCGATCGGCTGGGTCGCGTCGAAGCGCTCAACCGGCTCGGCCGGGTGCTTCTCGACGGCGCGCAGGCGCCGGAAGAGGCGCTTGCCGCCTATGTCGAGGCGCGCGAACTCGCCCATGAAACCGGCAGCCGACACGAGGAAGCAAGGGCTATGGAAGGCGTCGGCCGCTGTCTCACTCTTACGACGAACGGCACGGACGCAGCTATCAGGGAGCTGAATCGAGCACTCGAGCTCTACCGAGATTTGGACGTGCCAGAATTCGCTCGCACCGCCGAGTTCCTGAAGCACGTCCAACTCGCCACCAATCTCCCTATTGACACATGTGATCTCTCGACAGAAAGTGGTCAGGGCGTTCATCGATCATGA
- a CDS encoding VOC family protein: protein MLKLTDFIIDCPDTMKLAAFYSEVTGRPIKEGSHENWAGIQFGEIELAFIRVDDYRAPQWPDSEHPKQFHLDFEVDDIESEQRRVLELGATLQQDFIGPEGYGWRVYTDPIGHPFCLCRNKGVIWTDQGPTWPKHD, encoded by the coding sequence ATGCTCAAACTCACCGATTTCATCATCGACTGCCCGGACACCATGAAGCTGGCGGCTTTCTACTCCGAGGTGACAGGCCGCCCGATCAAGGAAGGCAGCCACGAGAACTGGGCCGGTATCCAATTCGGTGAGATCGAGCTGGCCTTCATCCGGGTGGACGATTACCGCGCCCCGCAGTGGCCCGACAGCGAGCACCCCAAGCAGTTCCACCTCGACTTCGAAGTGGACGACATCGAATCCGAGCAGCGCCGCGTCCTCGAACTCGGCGCGACGCTGCAGCAGGACTTCATCGGCCCCGAAGGCTACGGCTGGCGGGTCTATACCGACCCGATTGGCCACCCCTTCTGCCTGTGCCGCAACAAGGGTGTCATCTGGACCGACCAGGGCCCGACCTGGCCCAAGCACGACTAG
- a CDS encoding transglycosylase domain-containing protein, translated as MPEQGRRRSGAASKIARLAAASALAGALVAGIALPAVGGAGFGFMSATEELNLKPADLIAPPPAEVTIVRDAKGNEIARFYEEYREVVRFDQIADIMKTAIVSIEDYRFYEHGPIDIEGTIRAFVRNMQAGGVSQGGSSITQQYVKQVLLNAADTDEERNRALGATYARKLNELRHAMAVEEKYTKDQILEKYLNIAYFGAGAYGVEAAAKRFFGVKASALSLPQAATLAGAVQDPNATDPNLGRKQRERLKKRRDVVLNRMAELGKITAAEAAKAKATKLGYKGTKLPGGCEASTYPYFCLYVRHEILSNPDFGKTAEDRLDFLNRGGLTIRTTIDPAMQAAADKAIRRWVHASDDPVASEALVQPGTGAIRAMAASRPYGRSKARKQIAYNVVADAAHGGSVGFQPGSTFKTFALLNALKKGMKVDDGLTAGAGYRASGYSAFKNCRGKSIGDPTHTVTNDEGSPGWKTLRTGTWSSVNTFFMELEQRVGLCDTVKTAKSLGIHRSDGLALQEFETFALGINEMDPITVANAYAAIAARGRYCAPMAITHITDRNGRTTRYQPKCRQALDPEIADAAADVLSGVFTHGTMRGVGGIGRDAAGKTGTTDGYAAAWFAGFTPDLAGAVSIGDPRGSTDHKLIGVTIGGQYYGSVQGASIPGPIWKDTMLAALRNVEPASFTPINTSRFGGCSRHCRPAPRPSDDDAATDDAATDDPDTLDADITEPLPAR; from the coding sequence ATGCCAGAACAAGGCCGGCGTCGCTCGGGCGCCGCGTCGAAGATCGCACGCCTGGCCGCCGCGAGCGCACTGGCGGGTGCGCTCGTCGCGGGGATCGCGCTCCCCGCCGTAGGGGGCGCGGGCTTCGGCTTCATGTCGGCGACCGAGGAGCTGAACCTCAAGCCCGCGGACCTCATCGCGCCGCCGCCGGCCGAGGTCACGATCGTGCGGGACGCCAAGGGCAACGAGATCGCCAGGTTCTACGAGGAGTACCGCGAGGTCGTCAGGTTCGACCAGATCGCCGACATCATGAAGACGGCGATCGTCTCGATCGAGGACTACCGGTTCTACGAGCACGGTCCGATCGACATCGAGGGGACGATCCGCGCCTTCGTCAGGAACATGCAGGCGGGCGGCGTGAGCCAGGGCGGGTCGAGCATCACCCAGCAGTACGTGAAGCAGGTGCTCCTCAACGCCGCCGACACCGACGAGGAGAGGAACAGGGCTCTGGGGGCCACCTACGCGCGCAAGCTCAACGAGCTGCGCCACGCGATGGCCGTCGAGGAGAAGTACACCAAGGACCAGATCCTGGAGAAGTACCTCAACATCGCCTACTTCGGCGCGGGCGCCTACGGGGTCGAGGCGGCGGCCAAGCGGTTCTTCGGCGTCAAGGCGAGCGCCCTCAGCCTGCCTCAGGCCGCGACGCTGGCGGGCGCCGTCCAGGACCCCAACGCCACCGACCCCAACCTGGGCAGGAAGCAGCGCGAGCGGCTGAAGAAGCGGCGCGACGTCGTGCTGAACCGGATGGCCGAGCTCGGCAAGATCACCGCGGCCGAGGCGGCGAAGGCGAAGGCCACCAAGCTCGGCTACAAGGGAACGAAGCTGCCAGGTGGCTGCGAGGCCAGCACCTATCCGTACTTCTGCCTCTACGTCCGCCACGAGATCCTCAGCAACCCCGACTTCGGCAAGACGGCCGAGGACCGCCTGGACTTCCTCAACCGCGGCGGGCTGACGATCAGGACCACGATCGACCCGGCCATGCAGGCGGCGGCGGACAAGGCGATCAGGCGGTGGGTGCACGCCTCCGACGATCCGGTCGCATCGGAGGCGCTGGTACAGCCGGGCACCGGGGCGATCAGAGCCATGGCGGCCAGCAGGCCGTACGGCCGGAGCAAGGCCAGGAAGCAGATCGCGTACAACGTCGTCGCCGACGCCGCTCACGGCGGCAGCGTCGGTTTCCAGCCCGGCTCCACCTTCAAGACCTTCGCCCTGCTCAACGCGCTCAAGAAGGGCATGAAGGTCGACGACGGCCTCACCGCAGGCGCCGGCTACCGCGCTTCGGGCTACTCGGCGTTCAAGAACTGCCGGGGCAAGAGCATCGGCGACCCGACCCACACCGTCACCAACGACGAGGGCAGCCCCGGCTGGAAGACCCTCCGAACCGGCACCTGGAGCTCGGTGAACACCTTCTTCATGGAGCTGGAGCAGCGGGTCGGACTCTGCGACACGGTCAAGACGGCCAAGTCGCTGGGCATCCATCGCTCCGACGGGCTCGCGCTCCAGGAGTTCGAGACGTTCGCGCTCGGCATCAACGAGATGGACCCGATCACCGTGGCCAACGCGTACGCCGCGATCGCCGCCCGCGGCCGGTACTGCGCGCCGATGGCGATCACCCACATCACCGACCGCAACGGACGGACCACCAGATACCAGCCCAAGTGCCGCCAGGCGCTCGACCCCGAGATCGCCGACGCGGCGGCCGACGTGCTGTCCGGCGTGTTCACCCACGGCACGATGCGGGGCGTCGGCGGCATCGGCCGCGACGCGGCGGGCAAGACCGGCACCACCGACGGCTACGCCGCCGCGTGGTTCGCCGGGTTCACCCCTGACCTCGCCGGCGCGGTGAGCATCGGCGACCCGCGCGGCTCGACGGACCACAAGCTGATCGGCGTCACGATCGGCGGCCAGTACTACGGCTCGGTCCAGGGCGCCAGCATCCCCGGGCCGATCTGGAAGGACACCATGCTCGCCGCGCTGAGGAACGTCGAGCCCGCGTCCTTCACCCCGATCAACACGTCCAGGTTCGGCGGCTGCAGCCGGCACTGCAGGCCCGCGCCGCGCCCCTCGGACGACGACGCCGCCACCGACGACGCCGCCACCGACGACCCCGACACCCTCGACGCCGACATCACGGAGCCGCTCCCCGCTCGTTGA